The DNA sequence ATGGAATATTGGAAATTGAGTTTAATAATTCCGAGAATGATTTTACAAACGCCGGGGTAAACTTACCGTCATTCAGCTTTGTGTTAAGAATTTCCGTCAAGCCGGATTCTGCAGAAAATGCAAAATAGGATGGTTCCGGATTAGAGAGTTTTGCGAAGATCTCCTTATCGGAGAGAATTTTTCTTTCTTCATCGGAAAGATTCATTAGAGAATTTAGCTGGTCAATATTGTTCTGAAGCAAAGTAATAGAATTGCCGAGTTCAAGGAGCTTCCGGTTAATATCGTTCTGGTTAGTACCGGTTTGATTTAAGCCGTCTGACTCTGATGCGGCGATATCTTCCGGATCGAATATCTGAGAGCTGAGGGCGACAAACTTTTTGACAGGATAGTTATCGATCACATCATCGGCAAAACCGTAGCTGAGGCATTCATCAGAATTTAGGAAAGTGTTTTTAGTACAGAAGTCCTTCAGTTCCTCTTCGGATAAACCAGTTTTGGATTTATAGAGATCTATGATAGTCTGAGTAAACTTCTTGAGATCCTCGGAAGCGGATTCCATATCGTTATGATCACCGATCGCGAGAGACCAGGGATTGTGAATGAAGAGATAGGAGTTCTTATAGACCGAGACTTTACTGCCGGCAAGGGCAATTAGAGAAGCGGCTGAGGCGGCAACGCCGTCGACGATTGTGTGAACGTTTCCGAAATCCCTGAGCTGATTAAAGATTGAGAATCCTTCGAACAGAGATCCTCCCGCGGAGTTGATTCGGACTTCTATTTCAGTGATGTTCTTTTCCTTAAAGTCGGAAAGGATTGCCAGGATTTTTTTAGAGGAGATGCCGAAGGTGGAAATGGAGTCGAAAATATTAATTATGCCGATTTTCATTTAATGCTCCGAACTTGACATTATTCTTGACATATTTTAACAATAATTGACATTAATAGCAAATAAAATGTTAATTTAATATAGATAATTGTCAAGTTTGATAATATGAGCCGTAAAAGCGAGATACCGGAAAAGCAGAGAATCTTCCTGAATGAGTACTTAAAGGATTTGAACGGCAAACAGGCCGCCATTCGCGCGGGATATTCGGTTAAATCGGCCAAGGTAACAGCTTCCAGGATGCTAACCAATGCTAACCTTAGGAACGAATTATCGAAGCGTATTGGGGAGATATATGACAATTACAAAAACGATCAGGAGAAGATTATCCGGGAGCTGGCGGTAGTGGGATTTTCGCGGATAACAGATTACATAACGATAATGAAGGAGGGAATAACAATAAAGGATTCGCATGAAATACCGAATGAATTAATGGGCGCAATTTCTGAAGTGACAATTGCAGATACAAAAGACGGTAAGCGGAAGTCGATTAAACTGCATAATAAAATTGAAGCATTAAAAATACTTGCTCAGTACCATAGATTATTCGAGGAGAAGACAGGCGAACCGTTCAAGTTTAATGTTATAGTAAAAAGGATTGAGCAGTTTTAAATGAATAATCAATTCTTTACTTAAGACAATTAATAAACTGAATTAAAGAGGATGGTACAAAGAACAAAATATGTAAATGATGATTTTATTTACTTTTCTCTTGATAGAAAAGTAACAAAAGATCAAGACTGCAAAAAAATTGCTGAAATTTGATTCACTTCATGGCAGAAATTGAACTCCTCCCCCGCACTTTTTATAAATAGTTTATGAAAGCGGGATCGTCAGACAGCAATTTCTGCTTTTCATTCCGTTCGTCAAATTTCTATGCGCAATTTTTTTGAGGTCAATAATGAATATTCATATGAATGAGAATATTGTAAACATTGAATTAGGGAATCATGAAAAACAGCTTGAGATTTTTTATAAAAGTAAAGAAAGAGTCAAAGTAATTGCGAAAGGAAGAAGGTTTGGTTTGACGGCAGGAATGGCTAGATATATGATTGATGAATTGGTAAATAACGATATTGGAGCGCTTTGGGTGGATACGACTTATTCAAATATAATTAGGTATATGGAAAGATATTTTCAGCCAATTCTAAGAGTGATACCAAAAAGGTTTTACAGCTTTAATAGGACTAAATCAATACTGTATTTGAAAGATTCATACTGCGATTTCAGGAGTGCGGACAGGCCTGAGAATATCGAGGGATTCGGATATGATCTGGTGATGCTTAATGAAGCCGGGATAATTTTGAAGAACAGAAGATTGTGGGAAGAATCGATTAGACCGATGATGTTTGAGAAGAAGGCAAGAGCGATTATCGGCGGTACACCGAAAGGGAAAAAATCCGGAGATGAAACACACCTATTCTATGAATTATTCAACTATGAAGCTGAGAGTAAAGAGGGATGGAAAAGCTATAGATTCACTTCTTATGACAATCCGATGATTGATAAAAAGGAACTTGAAGAGTATGAAAAGGAAGTCTCCCCTGCCCTGCGCGATCAGGAAGTATACGCGGAGTTCATTGATCAGCTGACCGAAAGAATTATAAAAAGAGAATGGTTCGGATATTATGAAGAGAATGACCTTAACAGCAAGAGATTTGTGGCATCGATACAAAGCTGGGATACCGCGTTCAAAGAGAAAGAAGAGAATGACTATTCCGTCTGCCAGACCTGGATTGTAACGAATGAGGGATATTATCTGGAAGATGTTTGGAGAGGCCGGGTGGAATTTCCAGAGCTTAAAAAGAAAGCGGTGGAATTGTTCAACACTTACGGACCAAATGAAATTCTGATTGAGGATAAATCGAGCGGCATAAGCTTAATCCAGGAGATTCAAAGGGAAACTAGGATTCCAGTTAAACCGATTAAACCGGATAAAGACAAGCTTGCAAGGGTGCATTCGATTACTCCTATTATTGAAGCGGGTAAGGTAAAACTGAAAGGAAACAGCAATTGGATTAAAAGTTTTCTGGATGAACTTGAAGAATTTCCAAACGGAGAGTATGACGATCAGGTAGATGCGGCGACACAGTTTCTGAATTACATAAAGTCGCGGAATTTGGAATTCCGCGAGAACATTATAGTCAGTAAAAAAGTGAAGAGTGAGAAATATTTTAAGTATAGACCTAATAGGTAGAGGTTATGAAATTCATATTGTAATTACTTTGCTCTTCTTTTCTCCCCGCTGAACGGAAAGGGGCAGGCGCCAGAACATGCACAAAAAAAATGAGAGCTATTACTTTTTTCTTGATAAAAAAGTAACAAAAAATCAAGGCTGAAAAAAAATGGCTAAGAATTTCATTCGTAATGCTATGGAAATTAAACTCCCCCGCTATTTTATAATTAATTTGAATGCGGGGTTCAAACAAAAATTTCCATTTAACGCATTCCTCATTCA is a window from the Melioribacteraceae bacterium genome containing:
- a CDS encoding Clp protease ClpP, which encodes MKIGIINIFDSISTFGISSKKILAILSDFKEKNITEIEVRINSAGGSLFEGFSIFNQLRDFGNVHTIVDGVAASAASLIALAGSKVSVYKNSYLFIHNPWSLAIGDHNDMESASEDLKKFTQTIIDLYKSKTGLSEEELKDFCTKNTFLNSDECLSYGFADDVIDNYPVKKFVALSSQIFDPEDIAASESDGLNQTGTNQNDINRKLLELGNSITLLQNNIDQLNSLMNLSDEERKILSDKEIFAKLSNPEPSYFAFSAESGLTEILNTKLNDGKFTPAFVKSFSELLNSISNIP
- a CDS encoding terminase small subunit; the protein is MSRKSEIPEKQRIFLNEYLKDLNGKQAAIRAGYSVKSAKVTASRMLTNANLRNELSKRIGEIYDNYKNDQEKIIRELAVVGFSRITDYITIMKEGITIKDSHEIPNELMGAISEVTIADTKDGKRKSIKLHNKIEALKILAQYHRLFEEKTGEPFKFNVIVKRIEQF
- the terL gene encoding phage terminase large subunit is translated as MNIHMNENIVNIELGNHEKQLEIFYKSKERVKVIAKGRRFGLTAGMARYMIDELVNNDIGALWVDTTYSNIIRYMERYFQPILRVIPKRFYSFNRTKSILYLKDSYCDFRSADRPENIEGFGYDLVMLNEAGIILKNRRLWEESIRPMMFEKKARAIIGGTPKGKKSGDETHLFYELFNYEAESKEGWKSYRFTSYDNPMIDKKELEEYEKEVSPALRDQEVYAEFIDQLTERIIKREWFGYYEENDLNSKRFVASIQSWDTAFKEKEENDYSVCQTWIVTNEGYYLEDVWRGRVEFPELKKKAVELFNTYGPNEILIEDKSSGISLIQEIQRETRIPVKPIKPDKDKLARVHSITPIIEAGKVKLKGNSNWIKSFLDELEEFPNGEYDDQVDAATQFLNYIKSRNLEFRENIIVSKKVKSEKYFKYRPNR